In a single window of the Aridibaculum aurantiacum genome:
- a CDS encoding MFS transporter: MAGATSTTSHQTTQSTGEPTNYGALSTLVTVFFFWGFIAAGNSVFIPFCKHYFTLDQFQSQLIDFAFYLAYYVGALALFTYGAFGGKDLVAKWGYKRSIVYGLLFSALGAVAMIIAVNANTFSGMLFGLFIVALGFSLQQTAAQPFAITLGDPATGTSRVNLGGGVNSFGTMIGPLLVAFALFGTTAAITDEKIKALSLTKVIILYAGVGALFIGAAALFFLSKKVPAGISEEKTEKANKALVSLIVITGLLIVMFVPVFNSYRTDLTNATAAEMHAMETYRLKWLFGALAVVVGGLLISNFSARRKPEGWGAMRYPQLVLGMLGIFVYVGVEVTTVSNLGELLSQPAFGGYQSSQVAPFISMYWGGLMIGRWVGSISVFNVTNSTRQMLTTIVPLVAFAIVIGVIWLSGYDPAPLYLFIVCVLVQIAAFYISKDKPARTLFVFSMLGVIAMVIGIFSSGTVAIYAFLSGGLFCSIIWPAVFTLSVTGLGKWTPQGSAFLIMMILGGGIIPPIQGKLADFMQANSTEAGYGIHQSYWVSVACFAYLAFFAYIVTGILRRQGINFEKENDMVNEVASNPEAGIQPHETRK; encoded by the coding sequence ATGGCAGGAGCTACTTCAACAACAAGTCATCAAACAACCCAATCGACAGGTGAACCAACCAACTATGGCGCCCTTAGTACATTGGTTACAGTCTTCTTCTTCTGGGGTTTTATTGCGGCAGGAAACAGTGTATTTATTCCTTTTTGCAAGCACTACTTCACACTCGACCAATTTCAAAGCCAGCTTATAGATTTTGCTTTTTACTTAGCCTATTATGTAGGTGCACTTGCACTATTTACTTATGGCGCTTTTGGTGGCAAGGACCTTGTTGCAAAATGGGGTTATAAGCGCAGCATTGTCTATGGATTGTTGTTCTCTGCATTAGGAGCAGTAGCAATGATCATTGCAGTTAATGCAAATACATTTTCAGGAATGCTCTTCGGGTTATTTATTGTAGCACTTGGCTTTTCGCTACAGCAAACCGCTGCACAACCTTTTGCTATTACTTTAGGTGACCCGGCAACAGGAACAAGCCGTGTAAATCTTGGTGGTGGTGTTAATTCATTTGGAACGATGATTGGGCCTTTGCTTGTTGCATTTGCTCTGTTTGGTACTACCGCGGCCATCACTGATGAAAAAATTAAAGCTTTAAGCCTTACAAAGGTTATTATTCTATATGCTGGTGTAGGTGCATTATTTATAGGTGCTGCTGCATTGTTCTTTTTATCTAAAAAAGTACCTGCAGGTATATCAGAAGAAAAAACAGAAAAGGCCAATAAAGCATTGGTTTCACTAATTGTGATAACAGGATTATTAATTGTGATGTTCGTTCCTGTATTTAACAGTTACCGCACTGATCTTACCAATGCAACTGCCGCCGAAATGCACGCCATGGAAACGTACAGGCTCAAGTGGTTATTTGGTGCATTGGCTGTGGTTGTTGGAGGTTTATTGATATCAAACTTTAGTGCTCGTAGAAAACCGGAAGGTTGGGGAGCTATGCGTTACCCTCAGCTGGTACTGGGTATGCTGGGCATATTTGTATATGTAGGCGTAGAAGTAACTACTGTCAGCAACCTTGGAGAATTGCTTAGTCAACCAGCTTTTGGAGGTTATCAATCATCGCAAGTGGCACCTTTTATATCTATGTATTGGGGTGGTTTGATGATTGGTCGCTGGGTAGGATCTATTTCTGTTTTCAATGTTACTAACTCTACGCGGCAGATGCTTACTACCATAGTTCCTTTGGTTGCGTTTGCCATTGTTATAGGAGTTATATGGCTTTCAGGATATGACCCTGCACCGCTTTACCTGTTTATTGTCTGTGTGCTTGTACAAATTGCTGCATTTTATATAAGTAAGGACAAGCCGGCGCGGACACTTTTTGTGTTCTCAATGCTTGGTGTAATTGCCATGGTAATCGGAATATTTTCTTCAGGTACTGTAGCTATTTATGCTTTTTTATCTGGTGGACTTTTCTGTTCTATCATTTGGCCTGCTGTTTTCACACTGTCGGTAACAGGTCTTGGAAAGTGGACACCACAAGGTTCAGCATTCCTGATCATGATGATCCTGGGAGGTGGGATCATTCCTCCAATACAAGGCAAGCTGGCAGACTTTATGCAAGCCAACTCTACTGAAGCTGGTTATGGTATTCACCAGTCGTACTGGGTATCTGTAGCATGCTTTGCATACCTGGCTTTCTTTGCATACATCGTTACAGGCATCCTTCGCAGGCAAGGAATAAATTTTGAAAAAGAAAATGACATGGTGAATGAAGTGGCTTCAAACCCTGAAGCAGGCATTCAACCACATGAAACAAGGAAGTAA
- a CDS encoding ROK family protein, producing MKFSASQQLAIGIDIGGTGTKLGLVDARGNIISKGDLSTTDYEDVKDFVDALYRTLSPMIEAAGGSEKIRGIGIGAPNGNYYKGTIEYAPNLKWKGIIQFTDLVSSRFNLPSALTNDANAAAVGEMTYGAAKGMKDFIVITLGTGVGSGIVSNGNLVYGHDGFAGELGHTVIVPEGRLHWGTGMKGTLETYASATGVRLTAIEMIEKNPGTESLLRNYQYDELDSRIVFECAEKGDHIAKEVFRFTGEILGKALANFVMFSSPEAIILFGGLTKAGDYILAPTRQHMEANVLPIFRDKVQLIFSNLSEADAAILGASALVWEMKA from the coding sequence ATGAAATTTTCAGCATCGCAACAACTGGCTATAGGAATAGACATAGGTGGAACAGGAACTAAATTAGGTTTGGTTGATGCCCGGGGAAACATCATTTCTAAAGGCGATCTTTCCACTACTGATTACGAGGATGTAAAAGATTTTGTAGATGCCTTGTACAGGACACTTTCTCCAATGATAGAGGCAGCAGGAGGTAGTGAAAAAATCAGGGGCATTGGTATTGGTGCGCCAAATGGCAATTATTATAAAGGCACCATAGAATATGCGCCTAATCTTAAATGGAAAGGGATAATCCAATTCACCGACCTTGTCTCTTCACGTTTCAATTTACCCAGTGCATTGACCAACGATGCAAATGCTGCCGCTGTTGGCGAAATGACGTATGGCGCGGCTAAGGGAATGAAAGATTTTATAGTTATCACGCTTGGCACAGGTGTAGGAAGTGGCATTGTATCCAATGGCAACCTGGTTTATGGTCATGATGGTTTTGCAGGCGAACTTGGTCATACTGTAATTGTACCTGAAGGTCGTTTACACTGGGGCACCGGCATGAAAGGAACATTAGAAACCTATGCGTCTGCCACAGGTGTTCGTCTTACTGCCATAGAAATGATAGAAAAAAATCCCGGTACAGAAAGCTTGTTGCGCAACTACCAGTACGATGAGCTAGATAGCAGGATCGTGTTTGAATGCGCAGAAAAAGGCGACCATATCGCTAAAGAAGTTTTTCGTTTTACAGGAGAGATACTCGGAAAGGCACTGGCTAATTTTGTTATGTTCTCTTCACCTGAAGCCATCATTTTGTTTGGTGGATTAACAAAAGCCGGAGATTATATACTGGCTCCTACCCGCCAGCATATGGAGGCGAATGTGTTGCCTATTTTCCGTGATAAAGTTCAGCTGATATTCAGTAATCTTTCTGAAGCTGATGCCGCCATTTTAGGTGCCAGTGCATTAGTTTGGGAAATGAAAGCTTAG
- a CDS encoding DUF4382 domain-containing protein translates to MKHLSIFAVILCCLVIVFACNKSSENPSSSSSSNVQIRMTDAPFDAEEVNIDLRQVRIKYKGDNSWDTLQTNAGVYNLLQFQNGLDTLIASGNIPTTSTIKEVRFVLGPDNTIKIDNVVYPLTIPNGSEDGLKIRVNKKTSRSIEDILIDFDANLSIHRTGSGQYILKPVLKLK, encoded by the coding sequence ATGAAACACTTGTCAATTTTTGCAGTTATTCTTTGTTGCCTGGTTATTGTTTTTGCATGTAATAAATCATCTGAAAATCCTTCTTCCTCATCTTCTTCAAATGTTCAGATCAGGATGACGGATGCTCCGTTCGATGCAGAAGAGGTAAATATTGATCTACGGCAAGTTAGGATCAAATACAAAGGAGATAACAGCTGGGATACTTTACAAACTAATGCTGGGGTGTATAACCTGTTGCAATTTCAGAATGGCTTAGATACATTAATAGCTAGCGGTAATATACCTACAACCAGCACCATTAAGGAAGTAAGGTTTGTACTTGGTCCTGATAATACCATTAAAATAGATAATGTAGTTTATCCGCTTACCATTCCCAATGGTTCTGAAGACGGTTTAAAGATTAGAGTGAACAAAAAGACTTCAAGATCTATAGAAGATATACTGATTGATTTTGATGCAAATTTATCCATACATAGAACTGGAAGCGGACAATATATCCTAAAGCCGGTTCTGAAATTGAAGTAG
- a CDS encoding glycine zipper domain-containing protein produces MKKYLFLLGLGFAISTFSIEDVNAQQREVKTKTRKGWSNKAKGAAIGGAAGAATGVAISKNDSKGALVGGAVGAGAGYLIGRSKDKKQPGRKRITKTKVTTRE; encoded by the coding sequence ATGAAAAAGTATCTGTTTCTTTTAGGACTTGGTTTTGCAATTAGCACATTTAGTATAGAAGATGTGAACGCACAACAAAGGGAAGTAAAAACAAAGACAAGAAAAGGATGGAGTAATAAAGCTAAGGGTGCCGCTATAGGTGGTGCAGCAGGCGCAGCTACAGGTGTAGCAATAAGTAAGAATGATAGCAAAGGTGCATTAGTTGGCGGCGCTGTAGGTGCAGGAGCAGGCTACCTGATTGGTCGCAGTAAAGACAAAAAGCAACCAGGAAGAAAAAGAATAACTAAAACTAAAGTAACAACAAGAGAATAA
- the tpiA gene encoding triose-phosphate isomerase, producing MRKQIAAANWKMNLTYQEAETLLHQVVKNIPKLEDQQHVVFAVPAPYLDLAQDEIAPKYQVYTAAQNVYTKKSGAYTGEISVIMLNSLGVDHAIIGHSERREYFNESNEMLAEKVQVCLENNITPIFCCGEALQVREENKQNEYVAKQLEESLFRLPADQLQKVVIAYEPIWAIGTGKTATSEQAQEMHAHIRNHIAKTYGLNVANEISILYGGSVKGANAKEIFGQPDVDGGLVGGASLNAEEFLQIIKALK from the coding sequence ATGCGTAAACAAATTGCTGCCGCCAATTGGAAAATGAATCTTACTTACCAGGAAGCTGAAACCTTGCTTCACCAGGTAGTAAAAAATATACCTAAGCTAGAAGACCAACAACATGTGGTTTTTGCTGTACCTGCTCCATATCTTGATCTTGCACAAGATGAGATTGCACCTAAATACCAGGTGTATACAGCAGCACAGAATGTTTACACTAAAAAGTCAGGTGCATATACGGGTGAAATATCCGTTATTATGCTTAATAGCCTTGGTGTGGATCATGCTATTATAGGTCATAGCGAAAGACGAGAGTATTTCAATGAAAGCAATGAAATGCTTGCTGAAAAAGTACAGGTGTGTTTAGAAAATAATATTACTCCAATATTTTGTTGTGGTGAAGCACTGCAGGTAAGAGAAGAAAATAAGCAGAATGAGTATGTAGCAAAACAATTGGAAGAAAGCTTATTCAGGTTGCCTGCAGATCAGCTACAGAAGGTGGTAATAGCTTATGAGCCAATTTGGGCTATAGGCACAGGTAAAACTGCTACAAGCGAACAAGCACAGGAAATGCATGCTCATATTCGTAATCACATTGCCAAAACTTATGGATTAAATGTGGCCAACGAAATTTCAATCCTTTATGGAGGTAGTGTAAAAGGAGCTAATGCAAAAGAGATCTTCGGCCAGCCTGATGTAGATGGTGGCTTGGTTGGCGGTGCATCATTAAATGCAGAAGAATTCCTGCAAATAATAAAAGCATTGAAATAA
- a CDS encoding DUF4177 domain-containing protein — MKRFEYKLLDVPTKFSWSGGKINLQELTSKLNQLGAQGWEVVNTTDTNMTHGATRGLVIILKKELS, encoded by the coding sequence ATGAAAAGATTTGAATATAAACTACTGGATGTCCCAACCAAGTTCTCGTGGAGTGGGGGCAAAATCAACTTACAAGAACTAACCTCCAAGCTTAACCAACTTGGTGCACAGGGATGGGAGGTGGTTAATACTACCGATACTAATATGACGCATGGTGCTACTCGTGGGCTTGTGATCATACTGAAGAAGGAATTAAGCTAA
- a CDS encoding putative sugar nucleotidyl transferase, which translates to MNIVLFDTANRSKLYPLTLTRAVASLRTGILTIKELWEHYTKAHVFVYTPAYLSPLYDEIPLGDTLFIDGSILPDKQFVQTVKSLAIGEALTDDIGLVAGRVELDAVPAFGDPPQQLFSIHRTIDAPPRLNSPSQLFQNNESMIRAHFEIICKGRITVPVPETVQVIKPANVFIEEGAQLDFCTLNASAGPIYIGKDALIMEGSNIRGPFAMGEGAVLKMGSKIYGGTTLGPYCVGGGEIKNSILMGYSNKAHDGYLGDSVIGEWCNLGAGTSNSNIKNTATEVKVWDYHTLSYIPSGLKCGLIMGDYSRTAINTSINTGTVIGVCCNVFGEGLTPKLVPDFSWGTKGLSRYEFDKAVQDIMNWKRMKNKSLCEAKVKVLKHIFEHNNLPHEKI; encoded by the coding sequence ATGAACATAGTTTTATTTGATACAGCTAACCGCTCGAAGCTATACCCGCTTACGCTTACAAGGGCAGTAGCTTCTTTGCGAACAGGTATTCTTACAATAAAAGAGTTATGGGAGCATTATACAAAAGCTCATGTTTTTGTGTATACACCTGCGTACCTGTCTCCGCTGTATGATGAGATACCTTTAGGTGATACACTGTTCATCGATGGAAGCATTTTACCAGATAAACAATTTGTTCAAACAGTAAAGTCTTTGGCAATTGGTGAAGCATTAACTGATGATATAGGGCTTGTTGCCGGAAGAGTTGAGTTAGATGCTGTGCCTGCTTTTGGTGATCCACCGCAGCAGCTGTTTTCTATACATCGTACAATAGATGCACCTCCACGACTTAATTCACCATCTCAATTATTTCAGAACAATGAAAGCATGATCCGTGCTCATTTTGAAATTATCTGCAAAGGAAGGATAACAGTGCCTGTACCTGAAACGGTACAGGTTATTAAGCCTGCCAATGTTTTCATAGAAGAGGGCGCACAACTTGATTTTTGCACTCTAAATGCAAGTGCCGGACCTATCTACATTGGGAAGGATGCATTGATCATGGAAGGATCTAACATACGTGGTCCTTTTGCTATGGGTGAAGGTGCTGTTTTGAAAATGGGTAGCAAGATCTATGGTGGTACGACATTAGGTCCATACTGTGTTGGTGGCGGCGAAATAAAGAATAGCATTTTGATGGGCTATAGCAATAAAGCGCATGATGGCTACTTGGGCGATAGTGTAATAGGCGAGTGGTGTAATTTAGGAGCAGGCACCAGCAACAGTAATATTAAGAATACAGCTACAGAAGTGAAGGTTTGGGATTATCACACACTGAGTTATATTCCTTCAGGTTTGAAATGTGGATTGATAATGGGAGACTACTCGCGAACAGCAATTAATACTTCCATCAATACAGGAACTGTTATAGGCGTATGCTGCAATGTATTTGGTGAAGGATTAACACCCAAACTAGTTCCTGATTTTTCCTGGGGTACCAAAGGGCTTAGCAGGTACGAATTTGATAAAGCTGTACAGGATATAATGAACTGGAAGCGAATGAAGAATAAAAGTTTATGTGAAGCCAAAGTGAAGGTTCTCAAACATATCTTTGAACATAACAACCTTCCCCATGAAAAGATTTGA
- the ftsY gene encoding signal recognition particle-docking protein FtsY: MGFFGKLFGKKEKESLDEGLQKTKDNFFTKITKAIAGKSTVDEEVLDNLEEALVGADVGIETTVKIIDKIEKRVAEDKYVSTGDLNKILQEEIRGILVDSSEQSYRDFSTPSGKKPYVILVVGVNGVGKTTTIGKLAYNFTKAGKSVLLGAADTFRAAAVDQLTIWSERTGVPIVKQPMGSDPGAVAFDTVQSGVARNTDVVIIDTAGRLHNKAYLMDELGKIKRVIQKVIPDAPHEVMLVLDGSTGQNALEQAKQFTAATDVTALAITKLDGTAKGGVVLAIANQFQIPVKFIGVGEKMEDLLVFDKHEFVDSLFKLEG; this comes from the coding sequence ATGGGTTTTTTTGGAAAACTGTTTGGCAAAAAGGAAAAGGAAAGCCTGGATGAAGGACTGCAGAAAACAAAGGATAATTTTTTTACCAAAATAACCAAAGCCATTGCAGGTAAAAGTACAGTAGACGAAGAAGTTCTGGACAACCTGGAAGAGGCATTGGTAGGTGCCGATGTAGGAATAGAAACTACCGTAAAAATTATTGACAAGATAGAGAAACGTGTTGCGGAAGATAAATATGTAAGTACCGGTGATCTAAACAAGATCCTGCAGGAAGAGATCAGGGGTATCCTGGTTGACTCATCTGAGCAGAGTTACCGTGATTTTTCTACTCCAAGTGGCAAGAAGCCTTACGTGATATTGGTAGTGGGTGTAAATGGTGTTGGGAAAACAACTACTATTGGTAAGCTGGCGTACAATTTTACCAAAGCAGGCAAGAGCGTGCTATTGGGTGCTGCTGATACTTTTAGAGCAGCTGCTGTTGATCAGCTCACTATATGGAGCGAAAGAACAGGCGTACCAATTGTAAAGCAGCCTATGGGCAGCGACCCGGGAGCAGTGGCTTTTGATACGGTACAAAGTGGTGTAGCGCGTAACACCGATGTTGTGATCATTGATACTGCAGGACGACTTCATAATAAAGCGTACCTGATGGATGAACTGGGAAAGATCAAGCGGGTGATTCAAAAAGTAATTCCTGATGCGCCACACGAAGTAATGTTGGTGCTGGATGGTTCTACTGGTCAGAATGCGTTGGAACAAGCAAAGCAGTTTACTGCAGCCACCGATGTTACAGCACTTGCTATTACCAAACTTGATGGTACTGCTAAAGGTGGAGTTGTTCTGGCTATAGCCAATCAATTCCAGATACCGGTGAAGTTTATAGGTGTAGGAGAGAAAATGGAAGATTTGCTTGTGTTTGATAAACACGAATTTGTAGATAGCTTATTCAAATTAGAAGGATAG
- a CDS encoding DUF4295 family protein, whose protein sequence is MAKAASKNAKVKDVKAAAEAKNWSKVIKAVRSPKTGAYTFKEVIVHKDKVKDYLSEK, encoded by the coding sequence ATGGCAAAAGCAGCTTCAAAGAACGCGAAAGTAAAAGACGTAAAGGCCGCCGCTGAGGCAAAGAACTGGAGTAAAGTTATTAAGGCTGTACGCAGTCCTAAAACTGGCGCTTACACTTTCAAAGAAGTGATCGTTCACAAAGACAAAGTGAAGGATTATCTTTCTGAAAAATAA
- the rpmG gene encoding 50S ribosomal protein L33 encodes MAKKSKGNRVQVILECTEQKTTTVPGTSRYITEKNKKNTPERIELKKYNPNLKKITVHKEIK; translated from the coding sequence ATGGCAAAGAAGAGCAAAGGCAACAGGGTCCAGGTAATATTGGAATGTACTGAGCAGAAGACTACTACTGTTCCAGGTACCAGCCGCTACATTACTGAGAAGAATAAAAAGAACACCCCTGAGCGTATCGAGTTGAAGAAGTACAACCCGAATCTTAAAAAAATCACTGTTCACAAAGAAATCAAGTAA
- the rpmB gene encoding 50S ribosomal protein L28, whose amino-acid sequence MAKVCQVTGKKPITGHKVSHSNIKTKRRFLPNLQTKRFYFVEEDRWVTLKVSTEAIRTINKNGLSTVIKEMRANGAKI is encoded by the coding sequence ATGGCTAAAGTATGTCAGGTAACCGGTAAAAAGCCAATCACTGGTCACAAAGTTTCTCACTCAAATATCAAAACCAAGCGTAGGTTCTTACCTAACTTGCAAACTAAGCGTTTTTACTTTGTTGAAGAAGATCGTTGGGTAACTTTGAAAGTTTCTACTGAAGCAATCCGTACCATCAATAAGAACGGGTTGTCAACTGTAATTAAAGAAATGAGAGCCAACGGCGCTAAAATCTAA
- the rocD gene encoding ornithine--oxo-acid transaminase has protein sequence MVTNVTAMTTADYLALEEKYGAHNYHPIPVVLTKGNGIYLWDIEGKRYVDFLSGYSAVNQGHCHPRIIQALIEQAQKLTLTSRAFHNDLLGEYAQYITEYFGYDKVLPMNTGVEGGETAVKLARRWGYVNKGIEDNKAKILFAENNFWGRTMSAISSSTDPSSYRKFGPFMPGFELVPYDNLEALEQAIQDKNVAAFMVEPIQGEAGVVVPADGYLQGVRQLCNKYNVLFIADEIQTGLARTGKMLACDHEYVRPDILILGKALSGGVLPVSAVLADDEVMMNIKPGEHGSTYGGNPLACKVAMVALQVLKDENMAENAAAMGEILRTELQNLQSPFITTIRGRGLLNAIVIKHPNKEAAWDLCMQLKENGLLAKPTHGDKIRFAPPLIINEQQIKEAVEIIGRSLAILE, from the coding sequence ATGGTTACTAATGTAACAGCCATGACCACAGCTGATTACCTGGCGCTGGAAGAAAAATACGGTGCACACAATTATCATCCTATTCCTGTAGTACTTACAAAGGGCAACGGCATCTATTTATGGGATATTGAAGGGAAACGGTATGTTGACTTTTTAAGCGGCTATTCTGCCGTAAACCAGGGCCATTGCCATCCTAGGATCATACAAGCCTTGATAGAACAGGCACAGAAGCTAACCCTTACTTCCCGTGCTTTTCACAACGACTTGCTGGGCGAATACGCACAATATATTACTGAATATTTTGGTTACGACAAGGTTCTTCCCATGAACACAGGCGTGGAGGGTGGAGAAACCGCTGTGAAATTAGCTCGTCGCTGGGGCTATGTAAACAAAGGCATTGAAGACAACAAAGCCAAGATCCTTTTTGCAGAAAACAATTTCTGGGGCAGGACAATGTCAGCTATCTCCTCTTCTACCGATCCTTCAAGCTATAGAAAATTCGGCCCATTCATGCCAGGCTTCGAGCTGGTTCCATATGACAATCTTGAAGCATTGGAACAAGCCATACAAGACAAAAACGTAGCAGCCTTTATGGTGGAACCCATACAAGGTGAAGCAGGTGTGGTAGTACCCGCTGATGGATACCTGCAAGGTGTTCGCCAACTGTGCAATAAATACAATGTGCTATTCATAGCAGATGAAATACAAACCGGGCTTGCACGTACGGGAAAAATGCTGGCTTGCGATCATGAGTATGTACGACCAGATATCCTGATACTTGGTAAGGCTTTGAGCGGCGGCGTTCTGCCTGTATCGGCTGTTTTAGCGGATGATGAAGTAATGATGAATATTAAGCCGGGAGAACATGGCAGCACATATGGAGGCAATCCACTAGCATGTAAAGTGGCTATGGTAGCACTACAAGTTTTAAAAGATGAGAACATGGCTGAGAATGCTGCAGCAATGGGAGAAATCTTAAGAACAGAACTGCAGAACCTGCAATCTCCTTTTATAACTACTATACGCGGAAGAGGTTTATTGAATGCTATAGTTATAAAACATCCTAACAAAGAAGCAGCATGGGATCTATGCATGCAACTTAAAGAGAAT